A genome region from Constrictibacter sp. MBR-5 includes the following:
- a CDS encoding pyridoxal-dependent decarboxylase → MRKTLPAHGLDRATVDAALASMKADDAPWRQGRTPAYMFGATPEAEDVVKHAYMAFFSENALGAKRAFPSLRRMEQDVVDMALGLFNAPDEACGNMTTGGTESILLAVKTCRDWTRANRPVHGRPNIVAPLSLHPAFDKAADLMDLEIRRVDLRPDYRADARAMDAAIDGSTMMIVGSAPCFPHGVIDPIAELGAIAEARDLWLHVDACVGGYLAPFVRRAGYPIPDFDFSVPGVRSMSADLHKFGWAAKPASTVFYRSEAYREHQKFDHAEWSSGRFITETLVGTRPGGAVAAAWALLNHLGEDGYTEIAGRLMRMTKAYIADIAAIDGLEIVGSPDISVISYRARDLDILAVGERMSAKGWLVNATRLPPALHMMMSLLHEDARETYVADLRAAVAAVRQAGTAATMTATY, encoded by the coding sequence ATGCGCAAGACCCTGCCCGCCCACGGCCTGGACCGCGCCACGGTCGACGCCGCACTCGCGTCGATGAAGGCGGACGACGCCCCCTGGCGGCAAGGCCGGACCCCGGCCTATATGTTCGGCGCCACGCCCGAGGCCGAGGACGTGGTGAAACACGCCTACATGGCCTTCTTCAGCGAGAACGCCCTGGGCGCCAAGCGCGCCTTCCCCAGCCTGCGCCGGATGGAACAGGACGTGGTGGACATGGCGCTCGGCCTGTTCAACGCGCCCGACGAGGCCTGCGGGAACATGACGACGGGCGGGACGGAGAGCATCCTCCTCGCGGTGAAGACGTGCCGGGACTGGACCAGGGCGAACAGGCCCGTGCACGGCCGGCCGAACATCGTCGCCCCCCTGTCGCTCCACCCCGCCTTCGACAAGGCGGCCGACCTGATGGACCTGGAGATCCGGCGGGTCGATCTGCGCCCCGACTACCGTGCCGACGCCCGCGCCATGGATGCGGCGATCGACGGGTCGACGATGATGATCGTTGGATCGGCACCCTGCTTTCCGCATGGCGTGATCGACCCGATCGCGGAACTGGGAGCGATCGCCGAGGCGCGCGACCTGTGGCTGCACGTCGATGCCTGCGTCGGCGGCTATCTGGCGCCGTTCGTGCGCCGCGCCGGCTACCCAATCCCGGATTTCGATTTTTCGGTGCCGGGGGTACGCTCCATGTCGGCCGACCTGCACAAGTTCGGCTGGGCGGCGAAGCCCGCCTCGACGGTCTTCTACCGTTCGGAGGCCTATCGCGAGCATCAGAAGTTCGACCACGCGGAGTGGTCGTCGGGCCGGTTCATCACCGAGACGCTGGTCGGCACCCGCCCCGGTGGCGCCGTGGCGGCCGCCTGGGCGTTACTGAACCATCTCGGCGAGGACGGCTATACCGAGATCGCGGGCCGCCTGATGCGGATGACGAAGGCCTATATCGCCGACATCGCGGCGATCGACGGGCTCGAGATCGTCGGATCGCCCGACATCAGCGTCATCTCCTACCGCGCGCGCGACCTCGACATCCTGGCCGTCGGCGAACGCATGTCGGCGAAAGGATGGCTGGTGAACGCCACCCGCCTGCCCCCGGCGCTGCACATGATGATGTCGCTGCTGCACGAGGACGCGCGGGAAACCTATGTGGCGGACCTGCGTGCGGCGGTGGCGGCGGTGCGGCAAGCGGGAACGGCAGCGACAATGACGGCGACCTACTGA